A single window of Nicotiana tomentosiformis chromosome 1, ASM39032v3, whole genome shotgun sequence DNA harbors:
- the LOC104120657 gene encoding pentatricopeptide repeat-containing protein At1g09820: MSVSYVRRCLHTRIPLRCLFTESSANSEPTSTSTSTPNLVSDPLFKSRVSELISKQHWSQLKDLIKPINPTSFLQQLFDSGFDSATILPFFKWSQHGYQVYHPLHHLFKLLILLVNDKRYSKVRSLLHDFVKYGKTHTVSSVFHTLLTCSDNVCANSIIVDMLVLAYVNNAKLDLALEAFKRAGDYEFKLSVFSCKPMLKGVVNEGKFEVVELLYKEMIRRRIEVDVYTCNIVINGLCKVGKLNKAKDVMEDMKVRGIIPNVVTYNTLIDGYCKRGGDGKMYKADAFLREMVEQGVSPNQRTYNTLIDGFCKDDNVGAATKLFKEMRLQGMRPDIVTFNSLINGFFGDGKVDEALGLRAELVRLGLEPNIRTYNVLINGFSKMKMFGEAKELFDDVMKQGLDLNVLTFNTVIDAHCKASKMEEAVTLRELMSNKLICPNISTYNCLLGGYYREGNIEAAKKLLEEMEEKSVKADVVTYNIRIDAMCKRGESRKSVRLLDEMSEKGLIPSHVTYNNLMAGYCQERNPKGAVTIRKRMEKEGKQPNVVTYNVLIKGFCQKDKLEEANAFLNEMLEKGLVPNRTTYDIIREEMIEKGFVPDIDGHLYNDVVNC; the protein is encoded by the coding sequence ATGTCGGTATCTTACGTTCGGCGTTGTCTACACACCCGTATACCCCTTCGCTGCCTTTTCACAGAATCTTCAGCTAATTCAGAGCCAACCTCAACATCAACTTCAACACCCAATTTGGTTTCAGACCCACTTTTCAAATCTAGAGTTTCAGAACTGATTTCAAAGCAGCACTGGTCTCAACTCAAGGACCTAATTAAACCCATTAACCCAACTTCTTTTCTTCAACAACTTTTTGATTCTGGGTTTGATTCTGCCACCATTTTGCCTTTCTTTAAATGGTCTCAACATGGTTATCAGGTTTACCACCCTCTTCACCATTTATTCAAACTGCTTATTTTGTTAGTCAATGATAAAAGATACTCAAAGGTTCGATCTTTATTGCATGATTTTGTTAAGTATGGGAAAACCCATACGGTTTCTTCTGTTTTTCATACACTCTTGACTTGTAGTGATAATGTTTGTGctaattctattattgttgacatGTTGGTATTGGCTTATGTTAATAATGCTAAGCTTGATTTAGCTCTGGAGGCTTTTAAGAGAGCTGGAGATTATGAATTTAAGTTATCTGTATTTTCGTGTAAACCGATGCTTAAAGGGGTGGTGAATGAGGGGAAATTTGAGGTAGTAGAGCTTTTGTATAAGGAGATGATTAGGAGGAGAATTGAGGTTGACGTGTACACGTGTAATATTGTAATTAATGGGTTATGTAAGGTGGGGAAGTTGAATAAGGCTAAGGATGTGATGGAAGATATGAAGGTTCGGGGGATTATTCCGAATGTGGTTACTTACAATACATTGATTGATGGGTATTGCAAGAGGGGCGGGGATGGGAAAATGTATAAAGCTGATGCATTTTTGAGAGAAATGGTGGAGCAGGGGGTGAGTCCAAATCAGAGAACTTATAATACTCTTATTGATGGGTTTTGTAAGGACGACAATGTCGGGGCAGCTACGAAGCTCTTTAAAGAAATGCGGCTTCAAGGGATGAGACCGGACATTGTAACGTTTAACTCGTTAATTAATGGGTTCTTTGGTGATGGGAAAGTTGATGAGGCTCTTGGTTTACGTGCAGAATTGGTACGTCTAGGATTGGAGCCTAATATTCGGACGTATAATGTACTGATAAATGGGTTTTCAAAAATGAAGATGTTCGGAGAGGCTAAAGAGttgtttgatgatgttatgaagcAAGGGTTAGATTTAAATGTACTAACTTTTAATACAGTTATTGATGCTCATTGTAAGGCTAGCAAAATGGAAGAAGCAGTCACACTTCGTGAGTTGATGTCGAACAAACTGATTTGTCCTAACATTTCGACATATAATTGCTTATTAGGGGGTTATTATCGAGAGGGAAATATTGAAGCAGCAAAAAAGCTACTGGAGGAAATGGAGGAGAAGAGTGTGAAGGCTGATGTTGTAACTTACAATATTCGAATAGATGCAATGTGCAAAAGGGGAGAATCAAGAAAGTCAGTTAGACTTCTGGATGAGATGTCTGAGAAAGGGCTGATCCCAAGTCATGTGACTTACAACAATTTGATGGCTGGCTATTGCCAAGAAAGAAACCCCAAGGGAGCTGTTACTATTAGGAAAAGAATGGAGAAGGAAGGAAAGCAACCGAATGTTGTCACTTACAACGTGTTGATTAAAGGTTTCTGTCAAAAAGATAAGTTGGAAGAAGCAAATGCTTTTTTGAACGAGATGTTGGAAAAAGGATTGGTACCCAATAGAACTACCTATGACATTATCAGAGAAGAAATGATAGAGAAGGGATTTGTCCCTGACATAGATGGACACCTCTACAATGATGTTGTCAATTGTTAA
- the LOC104110547 gene encoding bZIP transcription factor 53-like, with amino-acid sequence MSALRQSASSSASEDDQRYAGMDEKKRKRMISNRESARRSRMKKQKLLQDLTGEVSRLQVANKNILAKIEETTERYTVCTAQNNVLKAHAMELNDRLRYLNDVINDTGLAVDAADPLLKPLQIPRPMQPIASSGLFKF; translated from the coding sequence ATGTCAGCTTTAAGGCAGAGTGCTAGTTCATCTGCATCAGAAGATGATCAAAGGTACGCAGGAATGGatgaaaagaagaggaaaaggatGATTTCTAACAGGGAATCCGCGAGGCGCTCGAGGATGAAGAAGCAAAAACTTCTGCAAGATTTGACTGGGGAAGTGAGCAGATTACAGGTTGCTAACAAGAACATCTTGGCAAAAATTGAAGAGACCACAGAAAGGTATACAGTTTGTACTGCACAGAATAATGTGTTGAAGGCACATGCAATGGAATTGAATGATAGGCTGAGGTACTTAAATGATGTTATTAATGACACTGGTTTAGCTGTGGATGCTGCTGATCCTTTGCTGAAGCCGTTGCAGATCCCTCGTCCAATGCAGCCCATTGCTTCTTCAGGCTTATTTAAATTTTGA